From Fibrobacter sp.:
CAACTGTGAGAAAGATCGATTACAGCCGGAAATTACGACTGATAAAGGAATGCAAAGCGGTAACCGCAGCTTTTTCCGTTTTGTTACTGGCTCTGTGTTCCTGCAATTTCATTAAAGATCCCTGGACTCCATTTCAGTATTCAACCACAGATGTTTCCGGTACGGTTTACGATGCTGTTTTTAAAAAGCCTGTGCCGGGTGTAAATGTGAGAATTTCCAGGACTTCTGAAAAAGCTGTTACCGGTGCTGATGGAAGTTTCCGCATAGAAAATGTCAGGACCGGAAAATTCTGGCTGGTTTTCAACAGCTCTCTTTACAGAACCGACTCTGTACGAATTGAAGTCAAACTTTCAGGGAACGACAAAGAGTACTTCATTAAACGTAAAGAACAACCTCCTGAAATCACCTCCTTTTCATTTTCTCCGGAGAATCCTCTCTCCTGCGATGAGCCGCTTACAATCCGATTCAGTGCAGTGGATTCCACAGGAGGTATTTCCGGATTTCGATTGAGCAGTCCGGCAGGGGAGAGAATGCAGTACAGAATGGGGGCAAGCCCATTTAGTATCAGTGATTCAGTAGTGTTTGTGTCAGATTCAGGTGGAAATCTGATGGTGGAACTTACGGTGACCGGGAGTGATGGTGACAGCACAGTAGAGAGTCTTCAAATAACTCTACCCGATAACCGCCGCCCTGTTTTTTCTCAGGTCCGGCTTTCTCAGGATGCCTTTATAAGTGGTATTTACAGTTTTATCGAGGTTTTCGCCAGAGATCCTGATGGTGATTTTTCGCATGTTGTAATAAACTGGGGTGATGCCGGTACAGTTCAATCCACAGACACTGCCGGAGTTTACTGGCATAAGTACACTGTTTCGGATGATACGACATTTCAGGTCAGTATTCTGCTCTTTGACAAGTATGGAGCATCAAGAGATACTGTAATACCTGTGAGGGTACGTTTTTCAGCTCCAGTGCTCGATGACAATCTGCTCTTTGTACCCAGTCAGTATCTCTCGCCTGAGGACAAGGAGGTAAAGATCGGAGTAAGGGTGCTTGAAATAGAGGGGTGGGTTTCTGAGATTGTCTGGATAATAAACCAGAATGATCCTGATGCCTTTCTTTTCTCAAGGGCAAATTATGATTCTCTTACCGGGGTAATCGGAGATATCGGAAATGTATTTGTTAACCAGTTTCCGACTGATAAACTGAAGGGAACCAATTTTGTTCAGATAAGTGTATCTGACCGCTACGGGAACCGTACAACTGTTGTCGGGAGTTTTTTCATGGCAGGCAGAGCAGAATAGATGCGGTAATTGCCATGTTTCCTGGCAGTTAGCGGCGTTTATAAAAACCGGAGAAAGACTGTAAGTGATTGATTTTCAAGGAAAACTTAACAAGGTACGAATTTTGCATATTGCTCTGGGCGGGGGAAATATGAAGCGGGCTTTTGTTGTAGTAGTTTTATTGTTCGCATGCAGGAGTTTCTGCGGCCTGGATTCTTCGGATTCTCTTGTTGTCCGTTCCATGCTTGAGCAGATTGGATGGAGCAATGTTTCTGTTGACAGCGTTATCGGCCCTGTGCAGACTGCTAATTCCCGGAATTTCAGAATCACTCAGCTTGACCTCTCATATCGCCCCGGATACCCCCGATTAACCTCATTACCATCTCAAATAGGCAAGCTGCCAGAATTGACATTTCTTTCATTGTCCGGGAATCAGATTTCAACTCTTCCTGAAGAAGCCGGTACACTTTACAAACTTATTCATCTTGATCTCTCCGGAAATCTCTTTACTGATGTTTCAGAGGAAATAAGCCGGCTCCAGAGCCTTACTATGCTGGATATGTCAGAAAACCTGATTAAATCTTTCCCTGAGGCTGTATTCAAGATGGGTTTAAAGGTTTTGAACCTGAGCCGTAATCAGATCTCTGTTATTCCGGAGCGGATAGGGGAGATGAGCTCATTGGTAAATCTTTACCTGAATTCCAACCGGGTAGAAGAGATTCCTGGGGAGATTGCAAAATTGCCGAATCTGGAGATTCTCCAGTTGGATTCAAACCTGCTCCAGGACCTGCCCCGGGAAATTACCGGTTTGAATCTCCTCAAAATAAGCTTGAGGGGAAACACGATCTGTTTTCCTGACACTCAGCTTTCAGGCTGGCTTGACTCACATCATCTGAGCCTTGACTGGAGGGCATCACAATATTGTCCCGAAGCATCATACTCTGTAATAATCCGGGAACCAAACACCGGATCGACAATAATGCTTTACTCCAATACCGATATAGAGAAAAGCAATCTGAGTCAGACACAGACTCTTTATGTGCGTGATACACTTCTTAGTACTGCACCAGCAGGAAAGAAAGTTTTAAAGGCTGTTAATGTCAGTATTAATCCGCTACTGAGTACTGCGATAAATGTATTGACAGTCTCATTTCCGGTGGAGGATATCAATAACCTGCAGACACTCTCGATTTATCATGTCAACAGTAAAGGACAGTTTGAATTTATAGAGTCTTTTTCCGGTGCTGAGGGCAGAGTTCTCTCTGTTAAAACCACAAGGACCGGGATTTTTGCTCTGGTATCAGGCGGGGTATCGCCGGTGAAAGACAGGAATCTCTCCCGGAGCAGATCATTTGTGAAAATCTTCTTAAAAAGTTCCAGTATAAACGTCCAGGTTTCGCTTCAGTCTAAATCCCGGGTAAAGGTAAGAGTAATCTCCCTCAGCGGGAGACTCGTTTCTATTCTTGATGAAAGAGAATTATCTCGAGGGGAGCATTACCTGTCCTTTGATAGAGGCCGTTTCCCCGGAAACGCATGTATTCTGCAGGTTAAAACTGCTGCCGAAACAGTCAACCGCATTATTTTTTAATCTGAGTTTATAGTACTGAAAGCTCATTCTGTTGTCAGGAAAGTTGGCACACTGCCAACTTTCCTGGCAACTTTCTTTTTCACCGGTTTGAGTCTCTTTATTTGTAAGTTGTTGAAAATGTGCGAATAGCAGAATGCCTTCCGAGAGTTTAATTTGTGGCATTATATTTGCATAATTGGCGCAGTGCACACACATTTAAACCTTAAGGAGGAG
This genomic window contains:
- a CDS encoding carboxypeptidase-like regulatory domain-containing protein, whose product is MRKIDYSRKLRLIKECKAVTAAFSVLLLALCSCNFIKDPWTPFQYSTTDVSGTVYDAVFKKPVPGVNVRISRTSEKAVTGADGSFRIENVRTGKFWLVFNSSLYRTDSVRIEVKLSGNDKEYFIKRKEQPPEITSFSFSPENPLSCDEPLTIRFSAVDSTGGISGFRLSSPAGERMQYRMGASPFSISDSVVFVSDSGGNLMVELTVTGSDGDSTVESLQITLPDNRRPVFSQVRLSQDAFISGIYSFIEVFARDPDGDFSHVVINWGDAGTVQSTDTAGVYWHKYTVSDDTTFQVSILLFDKYGASRDTVIPVRVRFSAPVLDDNLLFVPSQYLSPEDKEVKIGVRVLEIEGWVSEIVWIINQNDPDAFLFSRANYDSLTGVIGDIGNVFVNQFPTDKLKGTNFVQISVSDRYGNRTTVVGSFFMAGRAE
- a CDS encoding leucine-rich repeat domain-containing protein, yielding MIDFQGKLNKVRILHIALGGGNMKRAFVVVVLLFACRSFCGLDSSDSLVVRSMLEQIGWSNVSVDSVIGPVQTANSRNFRITQLDLSYRPGYPRLTSLPSQIGKLPELTFLSLSGNQISTLPEEAGTLYKLIHLDLSGNLFTDVSEEISRLQSLTMLDMSENLIKSFPEAVFKMGLKVLNLSRNQISVIPERIGEMSSLVNLYLNSNRVEEIPGEIAKLPNLEILQLDSNLLQDLPREITGLNLLKISLRGNTICFPDTQLSGWLDSHHLSLDWRASQYCPEASYSVIIREPNTGSTIMLYSNTDIEKSNLSQTQTLYVRDTLLSTAPAGKKVLKAVNVSINPLLSTAINVLTVSFPVEDINNLQTLSIYHVNSKGQFEFIESFSGAEGRVLSVKTTRTGIFALVSGGVSPVKDRNLSRSRSFVKIFLKSSSINVQVSLQSKSRVKVRVISLSGRLVSILDERELSRGEHYLSFDRGRFPGNACILQVKTAAETVNRIIF